The genomic DNA CCCGTTGGAGCTGGTCTTGTAGCGCCCGTTCTCGCAGTTCGCCATGTTTGCCGAAGAAGATCGCTCTGGCCAATGCATTCATGGCTTCCCCTTTGTTCAACCCACGATGGATTTTTCGTCGCAGCGCCTCGCTTGAAAGGTAATCCAGGATGAAGATCGTTTTCTCGATACGTCCCATTTCTCGCAGCGCGGTAGCCAAGCTGTTTTGTCTTGCATAGGAACCGATTTTCCCCATAATGAGTGATGCTGAAACGGTACCTTCCCGGATGGAGTAAGCCAGCCGAAGAACATCATCGTAGTTTTCCTGGATGATCTTTGTATTAATCTGTCCGCGCAGCAGCTTCTCCAATTTAGAAATATCGGAAGGTTTCCCGATAGCGTATAGCTTGGAATCAGCCAAGTCGCGCAAGCGAGGCGCAAAGCGAAATCCAAGCAGATGCGTTAAACCGAAGACTTGATCGGTGTAACCGGCTGTATCCGTATAATTCTCCTCGATGGCCAAATCCGTTTCATGGTGGAGCAAGCCGTCGATGACGTGTACGGCATCCCGAGCGTTTGTATTGATGACTTTAGTGTAGAACGTGGAAAATTGGTCGCTCACGAACCGATAAATCGTAGCTCCTTTTCCGGTTCCGTAGTGGGGATTCGCATCTGCATGAAGCGCCGAAACTCCGATCTGGACGCGCATTCCATCAGATGATGAGGTCGTGCCGTTCCCCGAATAGGAGGGCAGCGCTAGCTTGTGATGAAAATTAACAAGAACAGCCTGCGCTCTATTCATTGCGTCTTCGTACAGCCGCTATTGCGCTGTATTGGCCATTTGCCTATATGAAATGCTCGGCGTGGCTTCAGCCATCTTTGTAAGCCCCAATGTTCGTTCCCATTGCCATAAGCGTAGCCATTAGGATCGTCGTTTCTTCCTCGTTCGGAACGCGGTTACTGGAAGCGTGAATAAACTGCTCATGAAAATTCGTCCAGTTAGCTACTTCCATGAGCAGATCCGTTAGCTTGATTCGTGGCAGCAGCTCATAGAGGGAAAGGCTGAAATTCCGGGATTCATCGGGAACATCTTTCTCCAATCGCTCGATGTGTAATTTCCCGTTCTCCACATTAACGCCGTCCAGCTCGTCGATGTGATCTGAAACCCAGTTTAATCTTTGAAGAAGTGATTCAGTCCGTTCTTCAATATATTCCTTTGTGGACAAGCAGACGGCAAGCTTTGTAGAGCTAGGATCGATACCATTCCAATCAGCTTTCGGTACAAGGTATTCCTCGAAATCCTTATACTGACGGCTTCCGACAATGGATACGTCCCCGGAACGAACGTAATTGCGCAGCTCTGTCAGAACGGCCATTTCATAATAATGCCGATTGATCGTTCCGTCATCATCGTAGACGTGCTTTTGCCAACGGTTTGAAACGAAATTTAGCGGTGCGCCTTCCGGAACTTTTCGTTTCCCAGTTTCATTCATATCCCGGATAATATCGACCGTCTTCATTAACGGCTCAGCCGACTTAGCTGACCAAATTCCAACGATTTTAACAGCGTTGGCGTGTATTTCCGGAGCACATAGAACTTCTTTTCCAGTAAGTCCAAATAGTCGTAATCGACGGGCCGCGCCAGCCGCTTGGCTTCCTCCACAGATGCAACGAGCTGATCCCACGGCATGATAGCTTCAAGCGCAACAAATGGATCAACGCCATCACTTCGGGCTTTGATTAGGGCCGCCCCAAGATCGGCAAAGTGAACAACCTTTTCGTTGATCGATTTACCGTTTTGCTTTTGAAGTTCTTCTTGGGCTTTTCTCCCTTTGGAGAGCAGTATCATGATCTACCGGTCATGAATCTCGAAAGCCAGGTCTGTCAAATCCTAAATCAGCTCCAATAGGTACGCTACTAAAATCGCGTACTTTTTCGGATCATTAAAGCGACGGAAGGAGTGAGGTTCGTATCGCCGAACCAATTTTAGAAAGTTGCCGCAGCCGGTTCGGATGAATGCCTTTGGTATCGACTTGTAGTTGCAATTCACGTATGTATTCGAGTTTTTCAATAATCTTCAAAAAAGAATCCGGAGAGTTGGTACCGGGAATTTAACTTAACCATGCTAAGTAGGTTTTGCTGCTTTCCGGCATGGTGGTCAAGACGCGATCCAGCTTAGCAATCTGTATTTCTGCCAGTGAGCTACTGAGCAGCTTGAATATTTTTTCTTCTGTTCGTTTGCAAGTCTCCCAAACTGCTCTTTCAATCGTAGCCATCGAAGGAAGTATCATTCTACGCTTACGTAAATCTTCGAGTGCGAGTTGTATCAAGTGTAAAGGATTTCCATTCGCCATTGCATGGTTAAAAAGATGCTTGCACAATGAACGATACTGACTCAAGGTAAACGTCTGGTAGCCATATTCCTTCCTTATTTCCTCCAAATGCTCGTATTTCGTGGCTTCTCGTTCCGCCGTAAGATGCAAAAGACTCCGTATCGGCGTAGATTTGTTTTGCGATATAACGAAGGACCTGAACTGGTACTTCCTTTACGTCAGAAAGCGTCCAGCCGATATAGCGAAGTACGCACAGCTGAACGGCAAAGCCGATTCGATTATAATCTCTTCGCCGCTGCTGAATGATTTCAAGGTCATGCTGAGTAAATGTGAAATAGGTACCCAATTCCCATTCGCCGAGATCAGGCGGTATTTGCAAATATTGGAGCCTTTCCTCCGGAGTTAGCAATTCCCTTACTCTCGCGTACATCGTTCTCATCCCCTTACTGCCAAGCTATTTTTTCCACTTCAGATTGCAGATCCGCACGAATCGCTTTAACGTAAATCATCGTTGTATCCAGACTATCGTGTCCCATAATTTGCGCCAAGCGGTGCAACGGCGTGTTCTCAGCCATAACATACCCGAACCTGTGCCGTAGATCGTGAGCGCTCAATCCTTCGAGCCGCGCAGCCGCCGGTTAATGGTCGCGGGTTTCAATTCCATTACTTTTTGAGCGGCTTCCCGGTATCGTGTTAATGTTGGAGTAGCTACATCTTCAATTCGAAATATAACCTCTTCCTCTTGGTGGTCGGCTGTCTCAAACCAACCGATAAAATGTTTCAAATCGCTTGCGTACTCTTTTAGTGTTTTGGGATTCAAATCTTCGTGGGTGGTGAGAGCGTGAATGAAGTCCTGAATCGTCTGCTCGCCCTGTTCCGAAATCCCAGTTGTATCTCTCATTTGCAAAGCCTCCGAATATTGAATTACATTAGCGGACATCAAGCATAGGTTCTGAAATACCTAATGACCGCTAATGTTAATTAGCGGCCATGAATAAAAAAAGGGAGATTATTCATGGCCGATTGCGCTTGCAGGCAGATTATTACATTGGTGAAATAACGTCAAAGGTGTTTGAGGATCCGATTTTCTTGAATATAATTTTTATACTTGTTGCCTTCCTTCCACAGGAAGGCTTTTTCTCTTTCCGTTGTTATTGAGACGCTAAGTGTCCCGAATGTCAATGAATATAAAGTTATGAGGTTAGGGGGGGTCTAAAGCGGGGCTCCAGCCTGATTTTTTCTTAGTTTAGGCTAATATCCGTATCGCAAAAATTCGTTTTAACATTTTATGTAGGGACTACTAATGTCTGGGGGTGTGATGGCGGATGTCTTCGCTCCAAAGGTTTAAAAGGAAGATGAAATACGGCGTCAAGGAACTGAGTGAAGGAATCCAATTTTTGCGCAAAGGCAATCCTAAAAAGGCAGAACACGAGTTTTCAGATTCCCTCCGTTATTTTCAACAGGCGTTAAAATTATTAAACGTGCTTAATTTGCAGGGACCTCCTGGTCCGTCTGGACCTGCAGGTCTGCAGGGGATACAAGGAGTATCTGGCGCACAGGGACCTCAGGGGCCTCAAGGAGAACAAGGATCTCAGGGACCTCAGGGGCCTCAAGGAGAACAAGGATCTCAGGGACCTCAGGGGCCTCAAGGAGAACAAGGCCCTCAGGGACCTCAGGGGCCTCAAGGAGAACAAGGATCTCAGGGACCTCAGGGGCCTCAAGGAGAACAGGGATCTCAGGGACCTCAGGGGCCTCAAGGAGAACAGGGATCTCAGGGACCTCAGGGACCTCAGGGGCCTCAGGGGCCTCAAGGAGAACAAGGCCCTCAAGGCCCGCCTGGAACTCCAGTTTTAACAGGAATTGGGGATCCTACGTGCGCAATTGGCAATTTGGGAGATATTTATATTGACCTTTCCACAGGGAATACATTTTACAAGCTCTCTCAACCTGTTCCTCCCCCGGTCAGACCTATTCCTGCTCCAACCGGTATCACAATCCCGGTAGGTTCAACGCGGACGTATACCACAATTGATGCGGCTTTAGCTGCTGCTAATCCTGGTGACAGACTATTGCTTGATGCTGAGACCTTTACTATTACATCCACTATCAATGTTAACACACCGGTGACGATTGAGGGTCAAGGAATAGGACTCACTATTGTAACCACTACCCTGAATACCGTGACCACTATGTTTAATGTGACAGTATCGAATGTTGTTTTTCAAAATATGTCTATCGTCCAAAATTTCCCGGAGGTATTGAGCATTGAGACCGTTATTTCATTAAATAATTTGTCGGCAACAGGTATATATGTCGACCATTGTGAGATTTCAGTATGCGAACTTGGTATCTCCATTAAAGTAACGGAATTCCAAATAACAAATTGTAGATTTACCTATGCACCTCTTGCTTCACGTCCCAATGGATACTACTATATCATTATTTCCTCTACTTCTGGACAAAGCATTATTGACAATAATACATTTGTATCTGACGCAGGTAATTCTGATTGCAGATTTATCATCATTACCAATATAGCTGTTAATTCAGGGACACTTCAAGGGAACTTGGTAGTAAGCAATAATACACAACTCGTCTCTCCCTTTACTTTGCGTCATTTGCTAGTGATCGAGGAATTTATCGGTACAAATTTTGGTTTGTATTTTATTAACAACACTACAATTAATGAGGGAAATGTCCCTGTCTTACTATTTAACGCAAACTTAAATATTTTTAAATTTATAGCGGCTTATGGAAACAGTGTTCAAAACACTGCAGGAAAAGGGCTCATCGGAATTGACTCAAGTTATATCGGTACAACCAATATTTTCAGTTCAGGCAATACAATTGCAAATGAATTTTTCACTTCGGGATGGGCTTCTGCAACCGTTCCGCCTAGTTTTATTGTGGGCTATAATACAACAGCAATTCCGACTGATCCTAATCTTCCATTAAATAATTGTTACTGGCTAATGTTGATTTCATGATGTATAGCTATACATTAGAACTCAAACTATGTAAATCACCATAATTTCATCTAATATGGGGTAATGCCAGCGTAGTGACAGCAACGCTGGTATTGCCCCATAATTGCCCTTGTGCTGCATTTCTTAGTGTATGGAAAATCGGCGATTTTATTGGGTTTTACTCCCTTAACGTGCGAAATCCGTGTTTTGTTGGCGGAAGCCCTTAGAGTAATAAAAAACGCTAAGCTGGTAACATCCGAAGGCTTAACGTATATTTTCGTTAAAATGTTGGCGGGACCCCTTAAAGAAGGAAAGAGTCAGGAGTATACTTTAGCTATGCAAATGAAAGCGCAATCAAAAAAGAAACACATAAGGGGGATATAAACCAATGAAAAAAACTTACAAACGTTGAAGTGCAGTATTGCTAGTGCTTACCATGTCCGTTGGATTGGCCGCTTGTGGCTGGGATAACTCAAACTCCTCTGAAGCGAAGGCGGGAGACGGAACGATCAAATTGAAGGTATATGCGCAGCATTTCGATGACAATACCGCAAAGCCGTTCGATTATGCAGTGGAAGAGCTCAAAAAGGAAATGCCAAATGTCGAGATTGAACTGGATTCTGCTGTTCAGGACGGATACCAGAAGCTGAAGACTTATGCAGCAACGGGAAATATGCCGGATATCTATTTCACGGATTGGCCGACCCAAAGGTAGCAGCCTTCCTTGCAACAAAATCAGCCGAGTACAGATATACCCAACTTGGAAGTCCAATCATTTCGCCTAAGGTCGATAAGCAAATTGCCTCCAATGTTCCAGCAATGATGCAGCGGGTCGCCAAAGAGTTGCTGCCAAACGCCCAAAAATATGCTCAACTTCTGAGCAATACAAAAATTCAGAACGTAATTAATGACAATACCCAGAATCTGATGGTGAACAACTTCTCGGCAGAGGATTTTGTGAACAATTTGAACGGTTCATTGGAGAAGGAAAACTGATAATCCAGGGACAAGGCAACCCTTGGCGGCTTAAGTCGCTAGGGGAGGCTGTTCCGAAGATAAGGGATGGAAGCAAGACATGAAAATATTTGGGGAACAAACCGGCGCTGGCACTGT from Paenibacillus sp. FSL R10-2782 includes the following:
- a CDS encoding collagen-like protein, with protein sequence MSSLQRFKRKMKYGVKELSEGIQFLRKGNPKKAEHEFSDSLRYFQQALKLLNVLNLQGPPGPSGPAGLQGIQGVSGAQGPQGPQGEQGSQGPQGPQGEQGSQGPQGPQGEQGPQGPQGPQGEQGSQGPQGPQGEQGSQGPQGPQGEQGSQGPQGPQGPQGPQGEQGPQGPPGTPVLTGIGDPTCAIGNLGDIYIDLSTGNTFYKLSQPVPPPVRPIPAPTGITIPVGSTRTYTTIDAALAAANPGDRLLLDAETFTITSTINVNTPVTIEGQGIGLTIVTTTLNTVTTMFNVTVSNVVFQNMSIVQNFPEVLSIETVISLNNLSATGIYVDHCEISVCELGISIKVTEFQITNCRFTYAPLASRPNGYYYIIISSTSGQSIIDNNTFVSDAGNSDCRFIIITNIAVNSGTLQGNLVVSNNTQLVSPFTLRHLLVIEEFIGTNFGLYFINNTTINEGNVPVLLFNANLNIFKFIAAYGNSVQNTAGKGLIGIDSSYIGTTNIFSSGNTIANEFFTSGWASATVPPSFIVGYNTTAIPTDPNLPLNNCYWLMLIS